The DNA segment GCGGCGTGACGATTCACCGCCTCTTCCCGGTCGCGGAGAGCGGCCGAACGCCGGTCGAACTCCTCGCCCAGCTGGCGCCGTTGCTCCGTCAGGGCTTCGATATCTCGCCGGTTGTGTTCCTCATGCTGGGCGATCCAGCGGCGCAGTGCGGCGAGGGCAATGAGTGTGACCACGAGGACCGGGAAGAAGCGGACCGCCATCAGGAGCAACAGACCCGGGACGTCGTCGACCGAGATCTCGTCGAGTCCCGCCACGGTCAGTGTGATCCCTGCTGCAAGTCCGCTGACTGCGCCGATTGTCGTTCTGCCCGGCATCCCCGCTACCCCCTAGCTGCGGCACCCCCGTCGACGCCGCTTCGCGCGTTTTCCTCCGCCTGCATCGCAAGCGCGTTCTCAATGCTGGCGATCAGGCCCCGACGGATGAGGGGGTTGGTGATCTGCCAGGAGTCGGCCGCAGCGTCAGGTGTCAACGGCTGTGGCGGTGTGGTCACCGAGGGTACAACCGGAACCCCGTCTTCGGGCCAGTCCTCGGCATCAATGACTCCCGACTCGACCATAAGGTTGCGTAGGGGATAGTCCAGAACTTTCGCCCATTTGGCGAACTGCCAGATTTGGGGGAGGACTTCGCCGTCGAGGGCACGGCTGACCATGGAGACGTTGATGTCCAGCTTGGTGGCGAGCTCTGCGCGGCCGCCGGCGCCGGACTCAATCGCGATCCCCTTGTCTCTGGCTAGTTGTGTGACCAGTGCGCCGAAGCGCCTCGCCACTGCTTTTCGTTCTTCCATGCTCCGCATGTCCATCGACGGTAGCGCGCTCGCAAGCGACGCGCCATCGCTTGCTCGCGAGCAAGCGTGCAGGTCAGGGGCTGTGTAGAGGGTTTCTGCTGGTCGGAGCGGGAGTGCGCCCGCGCGCCGTCACCAAAAAGACACATCCACTGATCCATTGAAGGTGGTTGCTCGCGAGCAAGCGACCACCTATGTTTGCTCGTGAGCAAGCGAGCAGGTAGCTCGCGAGCAAGCGCACGAGTGGAGGAGTGACCGCGTGTCCATGCGCAGTCGAAGCCCCGGAGAACGGGGCGCGAAGCCGCACCGGTACCGCCTCAACGCCGACGCCCTACGCGAGAAGGCACGGGCGGCCGGCGACACCGAACAGCGGGAGATCGCCCGCCGGACCGGCATCGACGAGGGCGCCCTCTCCCGGCTTCTGGCCGGGACCAGGAGCCCGAGCCTCGAAACGGTCGTCGCCCTCGCGGCGGCCTACGGCGGCCCGATCGAGGACCTGCTCACCAGGCCCGACGGCACCCCGCTCCGGATCCCCGCACAGGCCGTACGGACGGCCGCCGCCGTCGGCTGACGGCGACCGGGGCCGCCGAGACCATGCCCGGTCCCGACGCCCCGGATCACCAGGCACCTCAACCAACCGAGAATCGAGGTCCCTCCAGTGGCGAAGAGTAACGCCCAGAAAGCCCCCACGCAGACCCTCGCGGCTCTGCTCACCGAACACCCGGAGATCACCGGGCTCACGTGGTCGATCGACCCGTCCGGTGTCGTCCACGGGTCCAACCCGGACGACGACGGCCGCACGGTTACCAGCCTCGCCCGCATCATCGGCGGGACGCCCGTGGCGACCACCACGACGAACCCCGTCGGCGACCGGCTGACGCTGACCGCCCTCGTGACCGTGTGGCACGGCGCGCACTTCGACGTCTGGGCCACGCACGAGACCCCCGTCGAGACCGAACCGCTGCCCCTCGGCGCCGTCGCCGTCCTGGCCCCGGTGGGAGGTGGCCGGTGATGGACGTCGCCCGTACCGCGGTCCTCCTCGCCCTCGTCGCCTGCGTCGGCCTGCTGATCGTCTCGGTCGTGGCCGGCCGCACCGTCCCCGTCCGTCCCTCCGCTCTGGCCCGCCGCATCGTCGCGCGCCGGATCGCTAAGGGAGGCGGTCGGTGATGGCGAAGCACGATCACCGCAACTGCCCCCCGTGCGGCCTGATGCGCCACCCGGCGAACGCGAAGGACGCCGCCCTCGTGCGTCGCCTCCTCGTCCGCCAGGCGCCGGCCGACCGCCGCACGCAGGGAGGCCAGGCGTGAAGAACCGTCAGACCCTCACCGACCACCAGGCATCCGCCCGCGCGGCGCTGAAGCAGCGCGGCGTGTGGGTGCCGGGTCCGGTCTACCCGACCGTCGAGAGCGCGCAGGCCGCCGCGCGACGTGTGCCCCTGGCCCGCCAGTTGTCGGCCTACCTGCCGATCGGCGACTTCGAGGCGTACGGCGCCCGGTGCGAGGACGGCGGCGCCCTGTGGGTGCGGCACGTCGGCGGTGACGGCCCGGCCCTGGAGCCGATGCCGCAGCGCATGACGGTCCGCGTGCCCACGTACGGCAGCGGCCCCGGTTACAGCGGTGTCGGCATCGTCACCGTGTCGATCGCGCCGACCTGCCCCGTGTGCGGTGGTCCGCGCGGCTTCGACGACGTCAAGGCGGACCCGTTCATGCGGGACGGCGAGACGTTCGTCCGGGACCGGTGGGCCAACCGTTGCGGGCACCAGGACCGTTACGACCTCGTCCTCGACGAGGCCCGCCGCACCCCGCCCGCACCGGGCGGGAAGACCCCCGAGGACGCCCCGGCGCGCAAGCTCCCGGCCCTCGCCGTGCCGTGCACCCGGTGCGGCGCGAAGGCTGGGGACCTGTGCACGAGCCACAACGGGGCGCGGCTGCGTCTGGTCGACGTTCACCGGCCGCGCACCGACGCGTGGCACGCCCACCGGGTGAAGACCGTCCCGGCGGCGGCGCTGGTCCTCGCGGCCGCGAACCGACGGGACGTCAACCACGGCCGCCAGGCCGCCGACCTCCTCGCCGCGAAGGGCTTCACCGCCGAGGCCGATGCCGTCGAGACCCTGCTGAAGATCCAGAACGGGCACCTGTCCGCGAAGCAGACGGTCACGTACCTCGTCGAGCGGGCCGAGACCGGCCGGGGCGGTGAGGCGTGATGGCCGCCCCCGTGAAGGACACGCCCAACGTCGGCCCGGCGGCCGAGGCCGTCGAGGCGACCGCGTGGCGTCGCGTCGCCTCCTCCGAGGAGCCGGACCGATTCCGGTCCCTCGTCCTGGAGTTCACCGACCGCGAGGTCAACGGCCGCCCGCACCGTGAGCCCGGCTACTTCGAGACGGACGGCGTCCTCGTGGCCGCGCACGTCGAGGCCCTGGCCGGGCTGCGCCGACTGCGCGCCCGCCGCCACAAGCCCTCGTGCCGCTGCGTCGCCTGCCGCTCCCTCGCTACCCACATCGTTCGAGAGGACTCCCGCTCATGACCGTCATGACCGCCTCGGCCGAGACCAGCGTCTCGGCCGAGGGTCGGCCCGACGCGCCGACCGCCCGCCTCATCCTTCCCGCCGGCGCTTCCCGCGAGGAGTGGCTGACCGTCCGTCGTGCCGGTCTGGGCGGCTCCGACGTCGCCCGCATCCTCGGCCTCGACGAGTACGCCGGCGCCCTGCGCGTGTGGGAGGAAAAGGCCGGATACGAGGAGCCGTCGAACGACCGGATGAAGTGGGGGACGCGCCTGGAGGGCGTGATCGCCGAGGGCTTCGAGGAGGAGACCGGTCTCGTCACCGCGATCCCGGCCGGGACGTTCGCGCACCTCGACCACCCTTGGGCGCTGGCGAACATCGACCGTCACGTCCTGGAGGACGGCGTCGTCGTCGCTCCGCTGGAGCTGAAGAACAAGAGCGAGTACGTCGCGCGGAAGTGGGAGAACACCGAGGAGGCGCCCGACGCCCCGGCGCTCCAGGCGCATTGGTACACGGCCGTCGGCGGTTACTCGCACTCGTACGTGGCCGCCCTCCTCGGCGGGAACCGGCTGACCGTCTTCCGGCAGGAGCGGAACGAGGAGCTGATCGCCGAGCTGTTCCGCATCTGCGGCGAGTGGTATCAGCGCCACATCGTCGAGGGTGTCCGCCCGAAGGCCGACGGCCTGAAGGGCACGAAGGATCTCCTCGCCGCCCTCTACGACGTCAAGCCCGAGGCGGTCAAGGAGATCCCCCTCAGCGAGGCGAAGGAGCTGCGCGCCCGCCGAGCTTCCCTGAAGGACCAGGCGAAGGCCCTGGAGCAGCAGCTCAACGAGGTCGAAAACCAGATGCGCGACCGGGCCGGTGAGGACGCGATCGTCAAGTCCGGCAAGGGCATCGCCTGGACCTGGAAGCCCACCGGCAAGTTCAGCGACAAGCAGTTCCGCGAGAAGTACCCGGAGCACGTCGCCCAGTACACGACCACGGTCGAGGTCATCGACTCGGCCCGCGTGAAGGCCGAACTCCCCGAGATCCACACGAAGTGCCGCGCACGCGTGCTGCTCGTGCCTGCGAAGGAGATCTGATCCATGAGCACTGACCTGCTGGCCCGCGTGCGGGCAGCGTCGGCGGCCGGTACCCCCTCGGGGGCCGGCCGCCCGGCCGGGGCCGAGGAGGCCGCCACCGGCAACGTCCCCACGGCCCCGGGCAACGCCGAGACCGTCGAGGCGCTGCACACCTGGCTGACCCGGTACGAGGGCCACATCGCCCGCCGTCTGCCCTCGCACGTCGAGGCCGGGGCGTTCCTGGCGGCCGTCCGCGATCGGCTCCCGGCGCTGGAAGGCTGCTCGCCCGCGAGCATCCTGGACGCCGTCCTCGCCTGTGCGTCGTTCGGCTTCATCCCCGACGGCCGCGAGGCCGTCCTCACCCGGGACGGGGCCCTCGCCACGTTCATCCCGACGTACCGCGGCTACGTCAAGGCGATGCACAACTCGGGCTTCGTCACCTCGGTCCGGGTCGAGATGGTCTACGCGGGCGACGAGTTCACCTACGAGCCGACCCGCCCGGCGCCGGATGACTTCGTCCACCGGCCCAACCTCGACGTCCCGAAGGACAAGCGCGGGGAGCCGAGGTTCGCGTACGCCTTCGCCTGGTTGCGGGGCGGTGACCGGTCTCAGCCGATCATCCTGTCCAGCGAGGACGCCGACGAGATCCGCGACCTCTACAGCAAGGCGTACCAGCGGGCGCGGGACGCCGGGACCGATGACTCGTTCTGGCACACCCACCGCCTCGACATGTGGCGTAAGAGCGCGATCCGGCGCCTGTACAAGCTCGTCCCCACATCGGCCGAGATGCGCGCCCTGGAGGCCGTCGAGGAGGCGGCCGAAGCCGGTCGTCCGCAGCTCGACCACGCGCCGGACCCGGAGGCCGCCGCGCTGGTCGCCGAGGCCGAGCGTGCCGCCCGCGCCGCCGAGGGGTCGCAGGACGTTCCGTCCGGCACGCTGAAGGTCAAGGCCAAGGGGCGCGGCCGGTCGAAGCCGAAGAAGCAGCGCGGCGGGCGCCGTGGCGCGCGGGGACGTGCGTGATGGGGGTTGGCTCAACCGCCCCATGTGCGGCCTGGACTTCGAGACAACGGGTGTTGACCCGGAGTCCGACCGGATCGTGTCGGCCGCCGTCGTCCTTCGGGGCGGCGGCCGGCCGACCGGCCGCACCTCGTGGCTCGCGGACCCCGGGGTCGAGATCCCGGCCGGGGCCACGGCGGTGCACGGCATCACCACCGAGTACGCGCGGGCGGCCGGCCGCCCCGCCGTCGAGGTCGTCGAGGAGGTGACGGCCGCCGTCGCGGCGGCCGTCGCCGACGGCTGCCCCCTGGTCGTGATGAACGCGCCGTTCGACCTGACGATGTTGGACCGCGAGGCCCGCCGCCACGGGGTCACCCCGCTCGTCGACCGGTGTGACCCGTACGTCCTCGACCCGCGCGTCCTCGACAAGCGGGTCAGCCGACGGCGGGGCTCGCGGACCCTGACCGACCTTGCCCGTCACTACGTGGTGCCCCTGTTCGGTGCGCACTCGGCCGAGGCCGATGCCGTCGCGGCGTGCGCGGTCACCTACAAGATCGGCAACCGGTACCGGTTCCTCGCGGACACCCCGCTCCCGCGGCTGCACGCCGAACAGATCCGGTGGGCGGCCGACCAGCAGCAGGGGTTGCGGGACTACTTCGCGCGGACGCCCGGCAAGGAGCACCAGGCCGCCACCGTGCGCCTGGACTGGCCGATGATCCCGGTCCCCGTGGCGACGGGCAGCGGCCGGTGAGTGCGGCCGTGGACGTCCTCGTCGGGGTGGG comes from the Streptomyces sp. NBC_00443 genome and includes:
- a CDS encoding zinc finger domain-containing protein — encoded protein: MKNRQTLTDHQASARAALKQRGVWVPGPVYPTVESAQAAARRVPLARQLSAYLPIGDFEAYGARCEDGGALWVRHVGGDGPALEPMPQRMTVRVPTYGSGPGYSGVGIVTVSIAPTCPVCGGPRGFDDVKADPFMRDGETFVRDRWANRCGHQDRYDLVLDEARRTPPAPGGKTPEDAPARKLPALAVPCTRCGAKAGDLCTSHNGARLRLVDVHRPRTDAWHAHRVKTVPAAALVLAAANRRDVNHGRQAADLLAAKGFTAEADAVETLLKIQNGHLSAKQTVTYLVERAETGRGGEA
- a CDS encoding XRE family transcriptional regulator; this encodes MRSMEERKAVARRFGALVTQLARDKGIAIESGAGGRAELATKLDINVSMVSRALDGEVLPQIWQFAKWAKVLDYPLRNLMVESGVIDAEDWPEDGVPVVPSVTTPPQPLTPDAAADSWQITNPLIRRGLIASIENALAMQAEENARSGVDGGAAARG
- a CDS encoding recombinase RecT, translating into MSTDLLARVRAASAAGTPSGAGRPAGAEEAATGNVPTAPGNAETVEALHTWLTRYEGHIARRLPSHVEAGAFLAAVRDRLPALEGCSPASILDAVLACASFGFIPDGREAVLTRDGALATFIPTYRGYVKAMHNSGFVTSVRVEMVYAGDEFTYEPTRPAPDDFVHRPNLDVPKDKRGEPRFAYAFAWLRGGDRSQPIILSSEDADEIRDLYSKAYQRARDAGTDDSFWHTHRLDMWRKSAIRRLYKLVPTSAEMRALEAVEEAAEAGRPQLDHAPDPEAAALVAEAERAARAAEGSQDVPSGTLKVKAKGRGRSKPKKQRGGRRGARGRA
- a CDS encoding helix-turn-helix domain-containing protein; its protein translation is MRSRSPGERGAKPHRYRLNADALREKARAAGDTEQREIARRTGIDEGALSRLLAGTRSPSLETVVALAAAYGGPIEDLLTRPDGTPLRIPAQAVRTAAAVG
- a CDS encoding YqaJ viral recombinase family nuclease, giving the protein MTVMTASAETSVSAEGRPDAPTARLILPAGASREEWLTVRRAGLGGSDVARILGLDEYAGALRVWEEKAGYEEPSNDRMKWGTRLEGVIAEGFEEETGLVTAIPAGTFAHLDHPWALANIDRHVLEDGVVVAPLELKNKSEYVARKWENTEEAPDAPALQAHWYTAVGGYSHSYVAALLGGNRLTVFRQERNEELIAELFRICGEWYQRHIVEGVRPKADGLKGTKDLLAALYDVKPEAVKEIPLSEAKELRARRASLKDQAKALEQQLNEVENQMRDRAGEDAIVKSGKGIAWTWKPTGKFSDKQFREKYPEHVAQYTTTVEVIDSARVKAELPEIHTKCRARVLLVPAKEI
- a CDS encoding exonuclease domain-containing protein, producing MRDGGWLNRPMCGLDFETTGVDPESDRIVSAAVVLRGGGRPTGRTSWLADPGVEIPAGATAVHGITTEYARAAGRPAVEVVEEVTAAVAAAVADGCPLVVMNAPFDLTMLDREARRHGVTPLVDRCDPYVLDPRVLDKRVSRRRGSRTLTDLARHYVVPLFGAHSAEADAVAACAVTYKIGNRYRFLADTPLPRLHAEQIRWAADQQQGLRDYFARTPGKEHQAATVRLDWPMIPVPVATGSGR